The Streptomyces sp. NBC_01275 genome has a segment encoding these proteins:
- a CDS encoding endonuclease/exonuclease/phosphatase family protein, with product MASTFAITSLPAAYATPSATAVISEVYGGGGNSGATLTRDFVELGNAGSAGYDLSGYSVQYLPGSASSSSAWQVTALSGSVAPGGRFLVAEGAGSGGTTALPTPDATGSIAMSATTGTIALVSGTTALSCKTAADCAADSRIVDLVGYGSAVVREGSGPVTGASNTASVARGSALADTDDNAVDLAAGTPSPVNSAGETPGSGDGGDGGDGGGSPTEPGTVRIHDIQGATRLSPLAGQTVTRVPGIVTGVRTSGSKGYWIQDPTPDADSRTSEGVFVYTGSAAPAVAVGDSVLVSGKVSEYYPSSTSQSVTELTGPTATVLSSGNALPAAVALDPSSVPDGYAPTADGGSIESLALEPAVYAQDFYEASEGMRVTFADARVVGASDAYGELWVTVKPDENPTVRGGTLYSSYDQPNTGRLEVMSLDTAAAFPSANVGDELSGTTVGPLDYSTYGGYNVQATQLGARVDNGLEQEVTRRQKSDELAVATYNVENLDALDSQEKFDRLAEGVAVNLSSPDIVALEEIQDDNGATNDGTVTSEATLKRFTDAVRAAGGPRYQWRYISPTNDEDGGEPGGNIRQVFLFNPKRVSFTDRAGGDATTATSVVKTKKGARLTYSPGRIDPTNDAWDSSRKPLVGEFVFRGESVFVIANHFTSKGGDQPLHGRYQPPSRSSETQRAAQAAEVNSFVKSLLAADRDAKAVVLGDLNDYEFSQTVTTLTAGKVLKPLITTLPADQRYTYVYDGNSQTLDHILTSPAVTHFDYDVVHINAEFADQASDHDPQIVRIDVSRCRR from the coding sequence GTGGCGAGCACGTTCGCCATCACCTCGCTGCCCGCCGCGTACGCGACGCCGTCCGCCACCGCGGTGATCTCCGAGGTGTACGGCGGTGGGGGGAACTCGGGGGCGACCCTGACCCGGGACTTCGTCGAGCTCGGGAACGCGGGCTCGGCGGGCTATGACCTGTCGGGGTACAGCGTGCAGTACCTGCCCGGTTCGGCGTCCTCGTCCTCCGCGTGGCAGGTGACCGCGCTGAGCGGGTCCGTCGCGCCGGGCGGACGCTTCCTCGTCGCCGAGGGGGCGGGCTCCGGCGGTACGACCGCGCTGCCCACCCCCGACGCCACCGGGTCGATCGCGATGAGCGCCACCACCGGCACCATCGCCCTGGTCTCCGGCACCACCGCCCTGAGCTGCAAGACCGCCGCCGACTGCGCGGCCGACAGCCGGATCGTCGACCTCGTCGGCTACGGAAGCGCCGTGGTGCGGGAGGGCAGCGGGCCGGTCACCGGGGCGTCCAACACCGCCTCCGTCGCCCGGGGTTCGGCTCTCGCCGACACCGACGACAACGCCGTGGATCTCGCCGCCGGTACGCCCTCGCCCGTCAACTCGGCCGGGGAGACGCCCGGTTCGGGGGACGGCGGTGACGGGGGTGACGGGGGCGGGAGTCCGACCGAGCCCGGTACCGTCCGCATCCACGACATCCAGGGCGCCACCCGTCTCTCCCCGCTCGCCGGGCAGACGGTCACCCGGGTGCCCGGCATCGTGACCGGAGTGCGGACGTCCGGGTCGAAGGGGTACTGGATCCAGGATCCGACGCCGGACGCCGACTCCCGCACCAGCGAGGGCGTCTTCGTGTACACCGGGTCGGCCGCGCCCGCCGTGGCGGTCGGCGACTCGGTGCTGGTGAGCGGCAAGGTCAGCGAGTACTACCCGAGCAGCACCAGCCAGTCGGTCACCGAGCTCACCGGCCCGACGGCGACCGTGCTGTCCAGCGGCAACGCGCTGCCCGCGGCCGTCGCCCTGGACCCGTCGAGCGTCCCGGACGGCTACGCGCCCACCGCCGACGGCGGCAGCATCGAGTCGCTCGCGCTCGAACCGGCCGTGTACGCCCAGGACTTCTACGAGGCGTCGGAGGGCATGCGGGTCACCTTCGCCGACGCCCGCGTGGTCGGCGCGAGCGACGCGTACGGCGAGCTGTGGGTGACCGTCAAGCCCGACGAGAACCCCACCGTGCGCGGCGGGACGCTCTACTCCTCCTACGACCAGCCCAACACCGGCCGCCTGGAGGTGATGTCGCTCGACACCGCCGCCGCCTTCCCCTCGGCGAACGTCGGCGACGAGCTGTCCGGCACCACCGTCGGACCGCTCGACTACTCCACCTACGGCGGCTACAACGTCCAGGCCACCCAGCTCGGCGCCCGGGTCGACAACGGCCTCGAGCAGGAGGTGACCCGTCGGCAGAAGAGCGACGAGCTGGCGGTCGCCACCTACAACGTGGAGAACCTGGACGCGCTGGACAGCCAGGAGAAGTTCGACCGGCTCGCCGAGGGCGTCGCGGTCAACCTCAGCTCGCCGGACATCGTCGCCCTGGAGGAGATCCAGGACGACAACGGCGCCACGAACGACGGGACCGTCACCTCCGAGGCCACCCTGAAGCGGTTCACGGACGCCGTCCGCGCGGCCGGCGGCCCCCGCTACCAGTGGCGTTACATCTCCCCGACCAACGACGAGGACGGCGGCGAGCCCGGCGGAAACATCCGTCAGGTCTTCCTCTTCAACCCCAAGCGGGTCTCCTTCACCGACCGGGCCGGCGGCGACGCCACCACGGCGACCAGCGTCGTGAAGACGAAGAAGGGCGCCCGGCTCACCTACTCCCCCGGCCGGATCGACCCGACGAACGACGCCTGGGACAGCAGCCGCAAGCCGCTGGTCGGCGAATTCGTCTTCCGGGGCGAGAGCGTCTTCGTGATCGCCAACCACTTCACCTCCAAGGGCGGCGACCAGCCCCTGCACGGCCGCTACCAGCCGCCGTCGCGCAGCTCCGAGACCCAGCGGGCGGCGCAGGCCGCCGAGGTCAACTCCTTCGTCAAGTCGCTGCTCGCGGCCGACCGCGACGCCAAGGCCGTGGTGCTCGGCGACCTCAACGACTACGAGTTCTCCCAGACGGTGACCACGCTGACCGCCGGCAAGGTCCTCAAGCCGCTGATCACCACCCTGCCGGCCGACCAGCGCTACACCTACGTCTACGACGGCAACTCGCAGACCCTGGACCACATCCTCACCAGCCCGGCCGTCACGCACTTCGACTACGACGTCGTGCACATCAACGCCGAGTTCGCCGACCAGGCCAGCGACCACGACCCGCAGATCGTCCGGATCGACGTCAGCAGGTGCCGTCGCTAG
- a CDS encoding phosphotransferase has translation MDGVVLVTGDGGASHALQAVGEASGKSTVAQALTGEAEAQLRLRHRLSAATADAYAQAGFTAVVPDVVLGAALEASVDLVRTRPLHVVVLAPDAGTVAVREAGRRKTGYGAGSGWTVADLDEELRLRTPRIGLWLDTGELTVGQTGGAILAGRERARVV, from the coding sequence ATGGACGGGGTTGTCCTCGTCACCGGGGATGGGGGTGCCTCCCACGCCCTTCAGGCAGTGGGGGAGGCGTCCGGCAAGTCGACGGTCGCGCAGGCCTTGACCGGTGAGGCCGAGGCCCAACTCCGGCTGCGCCACCGGCTGTCGGCGGCGACGGCGGACGCCTATGCGCAGGCGGGCTTCACGGCCGTGGTGCCGGACGTGGTCCTGGGCGCGGCTCTGGAGGCGTCCGTCGATCTCGTCCGCACCCGCCCGCTGCACGTGGTCGTCCTGGCGCCGGACGCCGGGACGGTGGCGGTGCGCGAGGCGGGCCGACGCAAGACGGGCTACGGCGCCGGCTCCGGCTGGACGGTCGCGGACCTGGACGAGGAACTGCGGCTGCGCACCCCGCGCATCGGACTGTGGCTGGACACCGGGGAGCTGACGGTGGGGCAGACGGGCGGGGCGATTCTGGCGGGAAGGGAACGTGCGAGGGTCGTCTGA
- a CDS encoding xanthine dehydrogenase family protein molybdopterin-binding subunit has protein sequence MTNEAVIATTAAEAAPAPEPIPHGLGASLRPADARAKTEGTFPYAADLWAEGLLWAAVLRSPHAHARIVSIDTSHAREMPGVRAVVTHEDVPGSALHGRGRADRPVFASDVVRHHGEPIAAVAADHPDTARMAAAAVIVEYEVLDPVTDPEQAFEAEALHPDGNLIRHIPLHHGDQSAAGEIVVEGQYRIGRADPAPIGAEAGLAVPRPDGGVELYLASTDPHNDRDTAAAVFGLTPEHVKIVVTGVPGATADREDQGFQLPLGLLALKTGCPVKLTATREESFLGHVHRHPTLLRYRHHADAEGRLVKVEAQILLDAGAYADTSAEALAAAVSFACGPYVVPNAFIEGWAVRTNNPPSGHVRGEGAMQVCAAYEAQMDKLAKKLALDPAELRLRNAMATGDVLPTGQTVTCPAPVAELLQAVQEFPLPALPKDTPEEDWLLPGGLEGAGEPGAVRRGVGYGLGMVHMLGAEGADEVSTATVKVQDGVATVLCAAVETGQGFTTLARQIVQETLGIDEVHVAPVDTDQPPAGAGCRGRHTWVSGGAVERAAKMVRTQLLQPLAHKFGMSTELLQITDGKITSYDGVLSTTVTEELHGKELWATAQCRPHPTEPLDAAGQGDAFVGLAFCAIRAVVDVDIELGSVRVVELAVAQDVGRILNPAQLAARIEAGVTQGVGIALTENLRTPRGLIRHPDLTGYALPTALDVPDIRIVKLVEERDVVAPFGAKAASAVPVVTSPAAIASAVRAATGRPVNRLPIRPQAAVVTAQ, from the coding sequence GTGACCAACGAAGCAGTCATCGCGACGACCGCCGCGGAGGCCGCCCCGGCCCCCGAGCCGATCCCGCACGGCCTCGGCGCGTCCCTGCGGCCCGCCGACGCCCGCGCGAAGACGGAGGGCACCTTCCCGTACGCGGCCGACCTGTGGGCCGAGGGCCTGCTCTGGGCGGCCGTGCTGCGCTCCCCGCACGCGCACGCGCGCATCGTCTCGATCGACACCTCCCACGCGCGTGAGATGCCCGGCGTACGGGCCGTCGTCACCCACGAGGACGTGCCCGGCAGCGCGCTGCACGGCCGCGGCAGAGCCGACCGCCCGGTGTTCGCCTCCGACGTCGTACGCCACCACGGCGAGCCCATCGCCGCCGTCGCCGCCGACCACCCCGACACCGCGCGGATGGCCGCCGCGGCCGTCATCGTCGAGTACGAAGTACTCGACCCGGTGACCGACCCCGAGCAGGCCTTCGAGGCCGAGGCCCTGCACCCCGACGGCAATCTGATCCGGCACATCCCGCTGCACCACGGCGACCAGTCCGCGGCCGGCGAGATCGTCGTCGAGGGCCAGTACCGCATCGGCCGCGCCGACCCGGCCCCCATCGGCGCCGAGGCCGGCCTCGCCGTGCCCCGCCCCGACGGCGGCGTCGAGCTCTATCTGGCCTCCACCGACCCGCACAACGACCGCGACACGGCCGCGGCCGTCTTCGGACTGACGCCCGAACACGTCAAGATCGTCGTCACCGGCGTGCCCGGCGCGACCGCCGACCGCGAGGACCAGGGCTTCCAGCTGCCGCTCGGCCTGCTGGCGCTGAAGACCGGCTGCCCGGTGAAACTCACGGCCACGCGCGAGGAGTCCTTCCTCGGGCACGTCCACCGCCATCCCACGCTGCTGCGCTACCGCCACCACGCGGACGCCGAGGGCAGACTGGTGAAGGTCGAGGCGCAGATCCTGCTGGACGCGGGCGCGTACGCCGACACCTCCGCCGAGGCCCTCGCCGCCGCCGTCTCCTTCGCCTGCGGCCCCTACGTCGTGCCCAACGCCTTCATCGAGGGCTGGGCCGTGCGCACCAACAACCCGCCGTCCGGCCATGTCCGCGGCGAGGGCGCCATGCAGGTGTGCGCCGCCTACGAGGCGCAGATGGACAAGCTGGCCAAGAAGCTCGCCCTCGACCCGGCGGAGCTGCGCCTGCGCAACGCCATGGCGACCGGCGACGTCCTGCCCACCGGCCAGACGGTGACCTGCCCCGCGCCGGTCGCCGAGCTCCTCCAGGCCGTCCAGGAGTTCCCCCTCCCGGCGCTCCCCAAGGACACGCCCGAGGAGGACTGGCTGCTGCCCGGCGGCCTCGAGGGCGCGGGCGAACCGGGCGCGGTGCGCCGGGGCGTGGGCTACGGCCTGGGCATGGTGCACATGCTCGGCGCGGAGGGCGCGGACGAGGTCTCCACGGCCACCGTGAAGGTCCAGGACGGCGTCGCGACGGTCCTGTGCGCGGCGGTGGAGACCGGCCAGGGTTTCACCACGCTGGCCCGCCAGATCGTCCAGGAGACCCTCGGCATCGACGAGGTGCACGTCGCCCCCGTGGACACCGACCAGCCCCCCGCGGGCGCGGGCTGCCGAGGCCGTCACACCTGGGTCTCCGGCGGCGCGGTCGAGCGGGCGGCGAAGATGGTCCGCACCCAACTGCTCCAGCCCCTGGCGCACAAGTTCGGCATGTCCACGGAGCTGCTCCAGATCACCGACGGCAAGATCACGTCGTACGACGGCGTCCTGTCGACCACCGTCACCGAGGAGCTGCACGGCAAGGAGCTGTGGGCGACGGCCCAGTGCCGCCCGCACCCCACGGAGCCGCTGGACGCGGCCGGGCAGGGCGACGCCTTCGTGGGCCTCGCCTTCTGCGCGATCCGCGCGGTGGTGGACGTGGACATCGAACTCGGCTCGGTCCGGGTCGTGGAACTGGCCGTGGCCCAGGACGTCGGCCGGATCCTGAACCCGGCTCAGCTCGCGGCCCGCATCGAGGCGGGCGTCACCCAGGGCGTCGGCATCGCCCTCACGGAGAACCTCCGCACCCCGCGCGGCCTGATCCGCCACCCCGACCTCACCGGCTACGCCCTGCCCACGGCCCTGGACGTCCCGGACATCCGGATCGTCAAACTGGTCGAGGAGCGGGACGTCGTCGCCCCGTTCGGCGCGAAGGCCGCCAGCGCGGTCCCGGTCGTGACCTCGCCCGCGGCCATCGCCTCCGCCGTGCGCGCGGCGACGGGCCGCCCGGTCAACCGCCTGCCCATAAGGCCGCAGGCGGCGGTGGTGACGGCCCAGTGA
- a CDS encoding SUKH-4 family immunity protein, which produces MSTTRTTTAMTTIATITFTEDQLDPYVTHAPTRRWLTGPGLPGDGGLLTFDALRTDGLRTVADSTGDPEGRLAAELRDRLVIGGILGVDGMARESVLLDGTTGEISTTYFFHDRPDLMDVRPLAPSLEKLVRCATAVDELAALRGQFASYAGRLGPQAVAEATRQLLAVFEDAAEADGTGVPEGGPGLFWKLAAVIRPLALVAGPGTASGLALDLPPRLLEDEFGTGEVVRFEGVDCPKALTHAPTRRFLREVGLPEEVVWFALETDVPLQTLAEYCADAREGDVAEDLLPADADRLIRLGSLLEDTSLVVDGATGAVLSWSEPDLGLRPLNADVSTLAFTLWLIRRERALDAVHELTEAYDQLAETMARTLATVDPVACDPTPNTPTDDGWRYWPGVFEDEAGGGLYA; this is translated from the coding sequence ATGAGCACGACCAGGACCACCACCGCCATGACGACGATCGCGACGATCACCTTCACCGAGGACCAGTTGGACCCGTATGTCACGCACGCGCCGACGCGCCGCTGGCTCACCGGCCCCGGACTGCCGGGCGACGGCGGCCTGCTGACGTTCGACGCGCTGCGCACGGACGGACTGCGCACGGTCGCCGACTCCACCGGCGACCCCGAGGGCCGACTGGCGGCGGAGCTGCGCGACCGGCTGGTCATAGGCGGCATCCTGGGCGTGGACGGCATGGCGCGGGAGTCGGTCCTGCTGGACGGCACGACGGGCGAGATCTCGACGACGTACTTCTTCCACGACCGCCCCGACCTGATGGACGTCCGCCCCCTCGCGCCCTCCCTGGAGAAACTGGTGCGCTGCGCGACAGCGGTGGACGAACTGGCGGCCCTGCGCGGCCAGTTCGCCTCCTACGCGGGCCGTCTCGGTCCGCAGGCGGTGGCGGAGGCCACCCGGCAGCTGCTGGCGGTGTTCGAGGACGCCGCCGAGGCCGACGGCACGGGCGTCCCGGAGGGCGGGCCCGGGCTCTTCTGGAAGCTGGCGGCGGTCATCCGTCCGCTCGCCCTGGTGGCCGGCCCCGGCACCGCGTCCGGCCTGGCGCTGGATCTGCCGCCCCGCCTCCTGGAGGACGAGTTCGGCACGGGCGAGGTCGTCCGGTTCGAGGGCGTCGACTGCCCGAAGGCGCTCACGCACGCCCCGACCCGCCGCTTCCTGCGCGAGGTGGGCCTGCCCGAGGAGGTCGTCTGGTTCGCCCTGGAGACGGACGTCCCGCTGCAGACGCTCGCCGAGTACTGCGCGGACGCCCGCGAGGGCGACGTCGCCGAGGACCTGCTCCCGGCCGACGCGGACCGGCTGATCCGGCTGGGCTCCCTGCTGGAGGACACCAGCCTGGTCGTCGACGGCGCCACGGGAGCCGTCCTGAGCTGGAGCGAGCCGGACCTCGGCCTGCGCCCGCTCAACGCCGACGTCTCCACCCTGGCGTTCACCCTGTGGCTGATACGGCGCGAGCGGGCCCTGGACGCGGTGCACGAGCTGACCGAGGCCTACGACCAGCTGGCCGAGACCATGGCCCGCACCCTGGCCACGGTCGACCCCGTCGCCTGCGACCCGACCCCGAACACCCCCACCGACGACGGCTGGCGCTACTGGCCGGGGGTGTTCGAGGACGAGGCGGGCGGCGGGCTGTACGCCTAG
- a CDS encoding xanthine dehydrogenase family protein subunit M codes for MSTHAPQAAQAVTLPTTLDEAVAALAAMPAAVPVAGGTDLMAAVNSGQLRPAGLVGLGRISEIRGWQYQDGHALLGAGLTHARMGRPDFAALIPALAAAARAAGPPHIRNAGTLGGNIASAAPTGDALPVLAALEATLIIAGPGGARREIPVSHLLAGVEMLRGGELIGYVRVPLLHAPQVFLKATGRTGPGRALASVALVLDPARRGVRCAVGAIAPMPLRPLDAEQWVARLIDWDNSRTIVPEALTAFGEYVSAACIPDPTPGVDGVVPELPPAVLHLRRTVAALARRALGRALS; via the coding sequence TTGAGCACGCACGCACCGCAGGCGGCGCAGGCCGTCACGCTGCCCACGACCCTGGACGAGGCCGTGGCGGCGCTGGCGGCCATGCCCGCCGCCGTGCCGGTGGCCGGCGGCACCGACCTGATGGCCGCCGTCAACTCCGGACAGCTCAGGCCCGCCGGACTGGTCGGCCTCGGCCGGATCAGCGAGATCCGCGGCTGGCAGTACCAGGACGGCCACGCCCTGCTCGGCGCCGGACTCACGCACGCGCGCATGGGCCGCCCCGACTTCGCCGCCCTCATCCCGGCGCTCGCCGCCGCCGCGCGCGCCGCGGGCCCGCCGCACATCCGCAACGCGGGCACCCTGGGCGGCAACATCGCCTCGGCCGCCCCCACGGGCGACGCGCTGCCCGTGCTGGCCGCCCTGGAAGCGACCCTGATCATCGCGGGACCGGGCGGGGCCCGCCGGGAGATCCCGGTGTCGCACCTGCTGGCCGGCGTGGAGATGCTGCGCGGCGGCGAACTCATCGGGTACGTGCGCGTGCCGCTGCTGCACGCGCCGCAGGTCTTCCTGAAGGCGACCGGCCGCACGGGCCCCGGACGCGCCCTGGCCTCCGTGGCCCTCGTCCTCGACCCGGCCCGGCGTGGCGTCAGGTGCGCCGTCGGAGCCATAGCGCCGATGCCGCTGCGGCCCCTGGACGCCGAGCAGTGGGTCGCCAGACTCATCGACTGGGACAACAGCCGCACGATCGTCCCCGAGGCGCTGACCGCCTTCGGGGAGTACGTCTCCGCCGCCTGCATCCCCGATCCGACCCCGGGCGTGGACGGCGTCGTACCCGAGCTTCCGCCCGCCGTACTGCACCTGCGGCGCACCGTCGCCGCGCTGGCCCGACGAGCACTGGGGAGGGCGCTGTCGTGA
- a CDS encoding beta-N-acetylhexosaminidase: MPAPRRITWNQPGLSRLDEETRLEAGPGTEGVARWLRATVGAATGFPLPEHGDSEWRIALAIDPELPPEGYRVVIDGWDRLILGGSAAGVFWGAQTFRQLLGPDAFRRAPLRPGKDWDLPEVTVEDAPRFRWRGLMLDVARHFTPKEGVLRHLDLMAAHKLNVFHFHLTDDQGWRIQIERRPRLTEVGSWRARTKFGHRASPLWDEKPHGGYYTQDDIREIVAYAAERHIAVVPEIDVPGHSQAAIAAYPELGNTDVIDTTRLSVWDTWGVNPNVLAPTDNTLRFYEGVFEEVLELFPADATQFPGFSAFIHVGGDECPKDQWRRSPAAQARIKELGLADEDELQSWFIRHFDKWLSARGRRLIGWDEILEGGLAEGAAVSSWRGYAGGIAAARAGHDVVMCPEQQVYLDHRQAAGEDEPVPIGYVRTLEDVYRFEPVPPELSAAEAGRVLGTQANVWTEAMEDHARVDYQTHPRLAAFAEVAWSALPAPAQRDFAGFEERMTAHYARLDALGVGYRPPAGPRPWQRRPGVLGRPIDGPPPSR, from the coding sequence ATTCCCGCGCCCCGGCGCATCACCTGGAACCAGCCCGGCCTCAGCCGCCTGGACGAGGAGACCCGGCTGGAGGCCGGGCCCGGCACCGAGGGCGTCGCGCGCTGGCTGCGGGCGACGGTCGGCGCCGCGACCGGCTTCCCCCTGCCGGAGCACGGTGACAGCGAGTGGCGCATCGCCCTGGCCATCGACCCGGAACTGCCCCCGGAGGGCTACCGCGTCGTCATCGACGGCTGGGACCGCCTGATCCTGGGCGGCAGCGCGGCCGGCGTCTTCTGGGGCGCGCAGACCTTCCGGCAGCTCCTCGGCCCCGACGCCTTCCGCCGGGCCCCCCTGCGCCCGGGAAAGGACTGGGACCTCCCGGAGGTGACCGTCGAGGACGCCCCCCGCTTCCGCTGGCGCGGCCTCATGCTCGACGTCGCCCGGCACTTCACGCCCAAGGAAGGCGTCCTGCGCCACCTGGACCTGATGGCCGCGCACAAACTCAACGTCTTCCACTTCCATCTGACGGACGACCAGGGCTGGCGGATCCAGATCGAGCGGCGCCCCCGGCTGACCGAGGTCGGCTCCTGGCGTGCACGGACGAAATTCGGTCACCGGGCCTCACCGCTGTGGGACGAGAAGCCGCACGGTGGCTACTACACCCAGGACGACATCCGCGAGATCGTCGCGTACGCCGCCGAGCGGCATATCGCCGTCGTCCCCGAAATCGACGTACCGGGCCACTCGCAGGCCGCGATCGCCGCGTATCCGGAACTCGGCAACACCGACGTCATCGACACCACCCGCCTCTCCGTCTGGGACACCTGGGGCGTCAACCCCAACGTACTGGCCCCCACTGACAACACCCTGCGCTTCTACGAGGGGGTGTTCGAGGAAGTCCTGGAGCTGTTCCCCGCGGACGCCACGCAGTTCCCGGGGTTCTCGGCGTTCATTCACGTCGGCGGCGACGAATGCCCGAAGGACCAGTGGCGGCGCTCGCCCGCCGCGCAGGCCCGCATCAAGGAACTCGGACTCGCCGACGAGGACGAACTGCAGTCGTGGTTCATCCGGCACTTCGACAAGTGGCTCTCCGCGCGCGGGCGTCGGCTCATCGGCTGGGACGAGATTCTGGAGGGCGGGCTCGCGGAGGGCGCGGCCGTGTCCTCCTGGCGGGGCTACGCGGGCGGGATCGCCGCCGCGCGCGCGGGCCACGACGTCGTCATGTGCCCCGAGCAGCAGGTGTACCTGGACCACCGTCAGGCGGCCGGCGAGGACGAGCCCGTGCCGATCGGCTACGTGCGCACCCTGGAGGACGTCTACCGCTTCGAGCCCGTTCCGCCGGAGCTGAGCGCGGCGGAGGCGGGGCGAGTGCTGGGCACGCAGGCCAACGTCTGGACCGAGGCGATGGAGGACCACGCACGCGTGGACTATCAGACCCACCCCCGGCTCGCCGCCTTCGCCGAGGTCGCCTGGAGCGCCCTGCCCGCCCCGGCGCAGCGGGACTTCGCCGGCTTCGAGGAGCGGATGACGGCCCACTACGCGCGACTCGACGCCCTGGGGGTCGGCTACCGCCCGCCGGCCGGGCCCAGGCCGTGGCAGCGGCGGCCCGGCGTCCTCGGCCGCCCGATCGACGGCCCGCCCCCGAGCAGGTGA
- a CDS encoding 2Fe-2S iron-sulfur cluster-binding protein: MTDDQHGNDHGQGSGQGAPPGGSRWDPLPQGDYDDGATAFVKLPEGGIDALLAARGDSPLAAPGHGYVPPQIAAAPPGADPGATGAGWGAPAGGAEWPAPATGPQSIGDDRFTYHPGSTGQWTFDDTTAPPEPAPGHDVTGQWSIPVAGGDLPDESGEFTTSSLVEQWGGTPPATLPGGAPAPWATGTTDQTWDPRTDQTADAPAFGHTPQGGPTEHGTARYEAPDHRTAEHRTSEHRTSAEEAGRHPAAAPHPAEQNHATGTFAVPAFDTPAPEISAEAYTVAPNAGSADGGSTSEPAEPFPAPVEAAQPASEAPEAPEASTGPSGDPEAAHGPVQPPASHTDGHADETAPGDTPPVPDAASEAVPDGDARAAEDTPPALNEEHPLASYALRVNGSDRPVTDAWIGESLLYVLRERLGLAGAKDGCSQGECGACNVQVDGRLVASCLVPAVTTAGSEIRTVEGLAADGQPSDVQRALARCGAVQCGFCVPGMAMTVHDLLEGNPAPSELEARQALCGNLCRCSGYRGVLQAVQDVVAEREAHAAGDGETDGDEARIPHQAGPGAGGVHASAFENPAQPHPHDPAYGQGQDGGQA; the protein is encoded by the coding sequence GTGACCGACGACCAGCACGGAAACGACCACGGCCAGGGGTCGGGACAGGGCGCCCCGCCCGGCGGCAGCCGCTGGGACCCGCTGCCCCAGGGCGACTACGACGACGGCGCCACCGCCTTCGTGAAACTCCCCGAGGGCGGCATCGACGCCCTGCTGGCCGCGCGCGGCGACAGCCCGCTCGCCGCGCCCGGGCACGGATACGTCCCGCCGCAGATAGCGGCGGCGCCCCCCGGCGCGGATCCGGGCGCGACCGGCGCCGGCTGGGGCGCACCGGCCGGCGGCGCCGAGTGGCCCGCCCCGGCGACCGGCCCCCAGTCGATCGGCGACGACCGGTTCACGTACCACCCCGGCTCGACCGGCCAGTGGACCTTCGACGACACCACGGCGCCGCCGGAGCCCGCTCCCGGGCACGACGTCACCGGGCAGTGGTCGATCCCCGTGGCCGGCGGCGACCTGCCCGACGAATCGGGCGAGTTCACCACGTCGTCCCTGGTCGAGCAGTGGGGCGGAACGCCTCCGGCGACCCTGCCGGGCGGCGCGCCCGCACCCTGGGCGACGGGCACGACCGATCAGACGTGGGACCCGCGGACGGACCAGACGGCCGACGCGCCCGCGTTCGGACACACGCCGCAGGGTGGGCCGACGGAGCACGGGACCGCGCGGTACGAGGCCCCGGACCACCGGACGGCGGAGCACCGGACGTCCGAGCACCGGACGTCGGCCGAGGAGGCCGGCCGTCACCCGGCGGCCGCCCCGCACCCCGCCGAGCAGAACCACGCGACCGGGACGTTCGCCGTCCCCGCCTTCGACACGCCCGCCCCCGAGATCTCCGCCGAGGCGTACACGGTCGCGCCGAACGCCGGGTCAGCGGACGGCGGTTCCACGAGCGAGCCCGCGGAGCCCTTCCCGGCCCCCGTGGAGGCCGCTCAGCCCGCCTCCGAGGCCCCCGAAGCGCCCGAGGCCTCCACGGGGCCCTCCGGCGACCCCGAGGCCGCTCACGGGCCCGTCCAGCCGCCCGCGTCGCACACGGACGGGCACGCGGACGAGACCGCCCCCGGCGACACCCCGCCCGTCCCCGACGCGGCCTCCGAGGCCGTACCGGACGGCGACGCGCGGGCCGCCGAGGACACGCCCCCGGCGCTCAACGAGGAACACCCCCTCGCCTCCTACGCGCTGCGCGTCAACGGCTCCGACCGGCCCGTCACCGACGCCTGGATCGGCGAGTCGCTGCTCTACGTGCTGCGCGAGCGGCTCGGGCTCGCGGGCGCCAAGGACGGCTGCTCGCAGGGCGAGTGCGGGGCCTGCAACGTCCAGGTCGACGGCCGGCTCGTCGCGTCCTGCCTGGTCCCGGCCGTCACCACGGCCGGCAGCGAGATCCGCACCGTCGAGGGCCTGGCCGCCGACGGGCAGCCCTCGGACGTGCAGCGGGCGCTCGCCCGGTGCGGCGCGGTGCAGTGCGGCTTCTGCGTGCCCGGCATGGCGATGACCGTGCACGACCTGCTGGAGGGCAACCCGGCGCCGTCGGAACTGGAGGCCCGCCAGGCACTGTGCGGCAACCTGTGCCGCTGCTCCGGCTACCGGGGCGTCCTGCAGGCAGTCCAGGACGTCGTCGCCGAACGCGAGGCGCATGCCGCCGGCGACGGTGAGACGGACGGGGACGAGGCGCGTATTCCGCACCAGGCGGGTCCGGGCGCCGGGGGCGTCCACGCGTCCGCGTTCGAGAACCCGGCGCAGCCCCACCCGCACGACCCGGCGTACGGGCAGGGCCAGGACGGAGGCCAGGCGTGA